Proteins encoded in a region of the Zea mays cultivar B73 chromosome 4, Zm-B73-REFERENCE-NAM-5.0, whole genome shotgun sequence genome:
- the LOC100274443 gene encoding 26S proteasome non-ATPase regulatory subunit 1 homolog A, protein MAAAAVMVSSAGSLLAMLQEPAPELKLHALASLNSLVHAFWHEISTSVSSIESLYEDEEFVQRQLAALVASKVFFYLGELNDALSYALGAGPLFDVSDDSDYAQTLLAKALDEYAAIQSRVTGEEKTMDPRLEAIVERMLDKCILDGKYQQAMGMSVECRRLDKLEGAISRCDNLHGALSYCINLSHQYVSHREYRLEILQCLVKIYQTLPNPDYLSICQCLMFLGEPESVASILDKLISGSKDDALLAYQTAFDLAENENQAFLLNVRDHLDALSSHTSAHVYPASGPAVPSNQTNAATEPSEDVQMRENITTPNGSAVTVDPNASTHADRLTKIKGILSGETSIQLTLQFLYSHNRSDLQILKTIKQAVEMRNSVCHSATICSNAIMHAGTTVDTFLRENLEWLGRATNWAKFSATAGLGVIHRGHLQQGRALMAPYLPQNGAGGSGSPYSEGGALYALGLIHANHGEGIKEFLRESLRNTTSEVVQHGACLGLGLAALGTSDEEICEDIKNILYTDSAVAGEAAGIGLGLLMVGTASEKATEMLAYAHDTQHEKIIRGLSLGIALTVYGREEEADTLIEQMTRDQDPILRYGGMYALALAYRGTANNKAIHQLLHFAVSDVSDDVRRTAVLALGFVLYNEPEQTPRIVSLLSESYNPHVRYGAALAVGISCAGSGLSEAISLLEPLTSDVVDFVRQGALIAMAMVMIQTNESYDPRVGAFRRQLEKIILDKHEDTMSKMGAILASGILDAGGRNVGIRLKSRSKHDRLTAVVGLAVFTQFWYWYPLTYFISLAFSPTALIGLNSDLKVPTFEFLSNAKPSLFDYPKPATQQTAAASVKVPAAILSTYAKSKARAKKDAESKAKEKADDSSNASTSMQVDGAAAEKKAAEPEPAFQVLTNPARVVPAQEKFVKFLEGSRYKPVKAAPSGFVLLQDLKPTEAEELALTDAPSTAAATTNALASSASEPAAMAVDDEPQPPPAFEYTS, encoded by the exons ATGGCTGCTGCTGCGGTGATGGTGAGCTCGGCGGGCTCCCTGCTGGCGATGCTGCAAGAGCCGGCGCCGGAGCTCAAGCTCCACGCGCTGGCCAGCCTCAACTCCCTCGTCCACGCCTTCTGGCACGAGATCTCCACCAGCGTCTCCTCCAT TGAGAGTTTGTATGAAGACGAGGAGTTTGTCCAGAGGCAGCTTGCAGCACTAGTTGCTTCTAAGGTGTTTTTCTACTTGGGCGAGCTAAATGATGCTCTGTCATATGCACTTGGCGCTGGACCCCTTTTTGATGTTTCTGACGATTCTGATTACGCTCAAACACTGTTAG CAAAAGCTTTGGATGAATATGCTGCCATCCAATCAAGGGTCACTGGGGAAGAAAAAACGATGGATCCTAGGCTGGAGGCCATTGTGGAAAGGATGCTAGACAA gtGCATTCTTGATGGAAAATATCAACAGGCCATGGGCATGTCTGTTGAGTGTCGGAGACTGGATAAACTGGAGGGAGCAATTTCCCGATGTGATAATCTTCATGGAGCGCTTTCATATTGCATCAATCTGTCTCACCAATATGTTAGTCACCGCGAATATCGATTGGAG ATTCTACAATGTCTTGTCAAAATATATCAGACATTGCCAAATCCAGATTATTTAAGCATTTGCCAGTGTCTTATGTTCTTGGGTGAACCTGAAAGTGTTGCAAGCATCTTGGACAAGCTGATTTCTGGAAGCAAG GATGATGCTCTCCTTGCATACCAAACTGCTTTCGATCTTGCTGAAAATGAAAATCAGGCTTTTCTCCTGAATGTGCGGGATCACCTTGATGCATTGAGTTCACATACTTCTGCCCATGTGTACCCTGCCAGTGGACCGGCTGTACCAAGTAATCAAACTAATGCTGCTACAGAACCATCCGAAGATGTCCAGATGAGGGAGAACATAACCACGCCAAATGGCAGTGCTGTCACTGTGGATCCAAATGCATCAACACATGCCGATAGGCTGACAAAAATCAAGGGTATACTGTCAGGAGAGACATCTATTCAGTTGACGCTGCAGTTCCTATACAGCCATAATAG GTCTGATCTTCAAATTTTGAAGACTATAAAGCAAGCTGTGGAAATGAGGAACAGTGTCTGCCACAGTGCAACAATATGCTCCAATGCAATCATGCATGCAGGGACAACAGTTGATACCTTCCTCAGAGAAAACTTG GAATGGCTAGGTAGGGCAACCAACTGGGCCAAGTTCAGTGCCACTGCTGGACTAGGCGTCATTCATAGGGGCCATCTTCAACAAGGCCGCGCATTGATGGCCCCCTACCTACCACAGAATGGTGCTGGTGGCAGTGGTAGCCCATACTCGGAAGGAGGTGCCCTCTATGCTCTTGGTTTGATTCATGCCAACCATGGTGAAGGAATCAAAGAGTTTCTTCGTGAGAGTCTTCGCAACACCACTTCTGAG GTGGTCCAGCATGGTGCTTGTCTGGGACTCGGGCTTGCAGCATTAGGTACATCAGACGAGGAAATATGCGAGGACATAAAGAACATTCTTTACACGGATAGTGCTGTGGCTGGTGAAGCAGCTGGTATTGGCTTGGGTTTGCTCATGGTTGGCACGGCCAGTGAGAAGGCCACAGAGATGCTTGCCTATGCTCATGATACACAGCATGAGAAAATTATCAG GGGCTTGTCACTTGGAATTGCATTGACGGTGTATGGCAGGGAAGAAGAAGCTGACACCTTGATCGAGCAAATGACGAGAGACCAAGATCCCATACTTCGTTACGGCGGTATGTATGCATTGGCTCTAGCATACAGAGGGACTGCAAATAACAAAGCCATCCACCAGCTTCTGCATTTTGCTGTGTCGGATGTGAGCGATGATGTGCGAAGGACTGCAGTGTTGGCTCTTGGCTTTGTCCTGTACAATGAGCCTGAACAGACACCCAGAATTGTGTCCCTACTATCAGAATCATACAATCCACATGTCCGTTACGGGGCAGCCCTGGCCGTCGGAATCTCCTGTGCCGGATCAGGATTAAGCGAAGCCATCTCCCTACTGGAGCCTCTGACATCAGACGTCGTCGACTTCGTGCGCCAGGGTGCTCTCATTGCCATGGCAATGGTGATGATCCAGACCAATGAATCTTACGATCCACGCGTCGGAGCATTCAGGCGCCAGTTGGAAAAGATAATCCTTGACAAGCACGAGGACACCATGAGCAAAATGGGCGCCATACTGGCTTCCGGCATTCTCGACGCCGGCGGCAGGAACGTCGGCATCAGGCTCAAGTCGAGGTCAAAGCATGACAGGCTCACTGCCGTTGTCGGACTAGCTGTTTTCACCCAGTTCTGGTACTGGTACCCGCTGACCTACTTCATAAGCCTCGCCTTCTCTCCGACGGCCCTCATCGGCCTCAACTCCGACCTGAAAGTGCCGACGTTTGAGTTCCTGTCGAACGCCAAGCCGTCCCTGTTCGATTACCCCAAGCCAGCGACTCAGCAGACTGCAGCCGCATCTGTCAAGGTGCCGGCGGCCATCTTGTCGACATATGCTAAGTCCAAGGCTAGGGCAAAGAAGGACGCAGAGAGCAAGGCCAAGGAGAAAGCAGATGACTCTTCCAATGCTTCTACTTCGATGCAG GTGGACGGCGCCGCTGCGGAGAAGAAGGCTGCCGAACCCGAGCCTGCGTTCCAGGTTCTGACGAACCCGGCCCGGGTCGTTCCAGCCCAGGAGAAGTTCGTGAAATTCCTGGAAGGCAGCAGGTACAAGCCGGTGAAGGCTGCCCCCTCGGGATTCGTCCTCCTGCAGGACCTCAAGCCCACGGAGGCCGAGGAGCTCGCCCTAACTGACGCGCCGTCAACCGCCGCCGCCACGACCAACGCCCTGGCATCCAGCGCCAGCGAGCCGGCTGCCATGGCTGTCGACGATGAGCCCCAGCCGCCCCCGGCCTTCGAGTACACATCGTAA